The Sorex araneus isolate mSorAra2 chromosome 9, mSorAra2.pri, whole genome shotgun sequence genomic interval cccatatggtcccctgagcagccaggagtgattcctgagtgcagaacctggaataattcctgagtaccactcagtgtgaccccaaaacaaaaccaaaagaggagtttgtttttggccacaccagcagtgctcaggggctgctccctgcacagtgctcagagggccaacAAGGGCCTGTTGCGTGTGAAGCGTGTGTTCCAGCTTTCTGTGCTGTGTCCCAGGCCCCATTTGTAGAACTTTTTCCCCAAATCCTCCCTAAGTTTATAAACAggctgaagaggggctggagcgatagcatagcggggagggcatttgccttgcacgcggttgacccgggttcaattcccagcatcccatatggtcccctgagcaccgccaggagtaattcctgagtgcagagccaggagtaacccctgtgcatcgctgggtgtgacccaaaaggaaaaaaaaaattataaagagtcTGAAGAGAGGAACTGAGCAGAGGTGATGCCTGTAGAAGGGGCGGCACAGTGTTTAGCTCAGTCCGGCAGGCCAGGGCGCAGATGGCGTCTCTGTAGCTGCGCTCAGAAGGGAAggctcaggggcccagaggaTTTTGCTTCATTTCCACAGGAGCGGAGAGGTTAAGGGAGCCGTCTGGTCGGAGGAGAACACATGAGCAGAAAAACACTCAGAAGTGGAAAGCTCTAAATTACTTCTCAGAACTCGCCTAGAAAAGATTATATTataaaaagattataaaaaaCATCAGTGCCATCCACCGTGTGACAAGTCGCACATGGCAGGCAGAGGAGGCTTTGCTGTGCCGTCTGCTCCCTGCTCGCTCCTCAGGGACTGAGACGAGTCGCTCCGGGTGCCCCTTTCTGTGGGGGGCCGTGAGCTGTGTCCCCGCTGCTAAACATCCTCGAGTCTGGCACAGGGCGGAGCTCTGAGGGACAGAGCCCCAGGGGACACTGCCCGGCCCGCCTGGGACCCGACTTCCTCTCaggtgctgtgtgtgctgtgtgtgtgtgtcgtgtgtCATCGTCTTGTGAGATGTTGACGTTTGGTCTTGGTCAGTCAGCAGGCAGAGCTGGCCCTGCAGGAGGCCATCAGGATCGCCCAGGAGTCCAACGACCACGTGTGTCTGCAGCACTGCCTGGTGAGCCGCGCCTGGGCCAGGCGCCTAGGGGCGGGGGTCCCTAGCTGGGAGGAGAGGTTAGTTGGTCGTGGGGCTCCAGGAAGGACAACCCAgacccagttcttttttttttgggggggggtcacacctggtgatgcacaggggttattcctggctctgcactcaggaattactcctggcggtgctcaggggaccatatgggatgctgggattcgaacccgggtgagccgcgtgctaggcaaacgccctacccgctatgctatcactccagccccaggggtctcttttttttttttctttttttgggtcacacccagcgatgctcaggggttactcctggctctgcactcaggaattactcctggcggtgctcaggggaccatatgggatgccggggattgaatcgaacccgggtcggccgagtgcaaggcaaacgccctacctgctgtgctatcgctccggcccaccaGACCCAGTTCTTTTTCTTGATTCTTGACATCCACTTTGCTCTGGGGGACATTTCTTGGCTAAAATGTTAGGCCTTTCCCGGTAAACCTGGGCGTCAAGGGTCTGCACGGCTCCTTGTTCCTGGAAAGACATATGGTCACCGGGTGTCAGCGGAACCCGGGGTGCGGCCGTCTCCCAAGAACCTGGCCTTCCGGGGcagccccggggctcctgcaCCCTCGCCGGACTCTGCCGCCTGCAGAAGACCGAGGGCTTGTTTATCTCAGTCTGATGGTTTGCCACGTGTCGCATTGGTTTCGCTTTTTTGTGAAAGCATATTTTAGAGAATTGATTGGttcgttttcttttttggtcacacccagcaatgctcaggggttactcctggctttgcactcaggaattactcctggcggtgcttggggaaccatatgggatgctggggatcgaacctgggtcggccacgtgcaaggcaaatgccctacccgctgtgctatcgctccggccccttgattcATTTTCAAAGATAGAAAAGTTCATTgtgaagtagaagagaaagtagCTCCCCCGCCAGGAAGGAGCTGAGTGTAGGACTAAGTTCTGTGAAAATCTGTGTTAGAGGGTTTATTTTGTTCCTTCCGCACTGATACCTCAGTCGAGCACAGCCATTGTCACGGTTCTGATGGATCTTGGTGATTTCTGCTGCAGAGCTGGCTGTACGTGCTGGGGCAGAAGAGGTCTGACAGCTACGTCCTGCTCGAGCATTCCGTGAAGAAAGCAGTGCATTTCGGGTTACCGGTAAGGCTTGTCTCTGTGAGATGGTTTAAGTAAGGGTCTGGTGTTATTCCTCAGAGTTCCGCAGGGCTGACTTATTCCTTAGGAAccctccagcccttcctcctCGAGCTCTCCACGAGAGGGCCATTGCCTCTGATAATGGTCGAGCTGTCCCCAGAACAGCCTTGCTCTGTCCTTTAGTACCTGGCCTCCCTGGGGATCCAGTCGCTGGTCCAGCAGAGGGCGTTTGCCGGGAAGACGGCGCACAAGCTCATGGACGCCCTCAAGGACTCGGACCTCCTGCACTGGAAGCACAGCCTCTCGGAGCTCATCGACATCAGCATCGCGCAGAAAACGGCCATCTGGAGGCTCTATGGGCGCAGGTGGGTCTGTGACCCACTGCCAGGCCATGGGGGTGACCCCGTGGAGAGGGGCGCGGTCGCCAGCTGGTCACATGAAGGCGCAGAGGGAGGCAGTCTTGCCCTCTGATGGAAGTTTGTGTGTGGGGATTAAAGAGGATGCTTTagagtttaaaaacattttagggggggctggagtgatagcacagtgggtaggccatttgtcttgcacgctgctgacccgggttcaatccccagcatcccatatggccccctgagcacaattcctaagtgcaaagccaggagtaacccctgtgcattgccggtgtgaccccccccaaaataaataaataatattttatgttttggaacTGGATCTACAACACTGCAGACAGCACGCTTGCTTTGcccgcgactgacctgggtttgatcccccaaggTCTTCTGAGCCcatccagaagtgatctctgagcgcggggcctggagtgagccctgagcactgtggggtgtgcacctgaaacaaacaaaaattctgtgtCTTGCGTGGGCTTGCCAAGATTTTTTTCTGTGCCTGTCCACGTCTCCCATCTGCCCCGTGAGGTCCCTGCTGGTGTGGACGCCCAGGTTCGCGCATCTGATATGCCCAAGGCACGGAGGGGTTGACAGTGGTAGCACAGGCGCCTCTGAGCGGGAGCCTCTCTTCTGTCCCCGAGCCCTGAGCTGTCTTAGAGCTTGTGTCCCTTTCACCCAGGCTGTGTCCTGGCCGGTGCCGCCTTGGGGTAGCTTTGTTTGGCCTCTGCTTGGGGTCAACCTCTGGAcccgattttctttttttttctttttgggtcacacccggcaatgcacaggggttactcctggctctgcactcaggaattacccctggccgtgctcaggggaccctatgggatgctgggatttgaacccgggtcggcctcgtgcaaggcaaacgccctacctgctgtgctatcgctccagcccctggacccgATTTTTAACGTTAAGCCCGAGCGCCCCGTCCTCTTGCCCCGGCCCCTGGTTGACGTTTAGGCAAAGGTGAATCTCCGATTCTCCAGGACAGGTTTTGTGCTTGGGAGGGTTTCTTGGTGCCGTGTGGGTCGCGCCAGCCGCAGACACTGGCCACCGCTTCTGGGCCTCAGGGCGCAGGTGACGGGGCTGGAGGCAGCCGGGGGCCCCGGAAGGTGTTCAAAGGCTGGCGCCCGCCCACACCATCCCTGCTACCACCCTGTGCTGAGGCGGGCCGGGGCGCTGGCCTTGGCGGGTGACTGTCGGGCCATGGGCCACCTCCATCGCGCGGGTTGGCCGAGGCGACTGAGCGTGTGCCTGAAGCgctgctgccctgtcccctgctgccctgtcccctgctgcCCTGTCCCCCTGCAGCACCATGGCCTTGCAGCAGGCGCAGATGCTGCTGAGCATGAACAGCCTGGAGTCGGTGAGCGCGGGCGTGCAGCAGAACAACACCGAGTCCTTCGCCGTGGCGCTCTGCCACCTCGCCGAGCTGCACGCCGAGCAGGTAGCGGGCGGGCCCAGGAGCCGCCACTGATGCGGACGCCCTCTGAGAAGGGCCGTGACCTGTGCCCCGGGGAGTCCCCGGATGGAGAGCGCCTCCGGCCACTCTTGTCCTTCTCCCCCTTGGCTCAAAAGGaccttcctgggggctggagccatagcacagcggggagggcgtttgccttgcacgcagctgacccgggtttgattcccagcatcccatatgtgccccgccaggagtaattcctgagtgcagagccaggagtaacccctgtgcatcgccaggtgtgacccaaaaagaaaaaaaaaagaaaacaaagtacttTCCTGGGACAGAGGCTGGGGAAACTGGCTCAGACCTTGAGAACTGGCCTTTGATGTTGGTGGTCTTGGCCTCGTTGTCTTCTAGGTGCTGCAGGGGGAGCGGGGAGCCCCGCGCCCCTTGCCTGGTACACAGGCCCGGCCCCACCGGCGCTAATCCCACGGGCTCTCTCTGTCTAGGGTTGCTTCGCTGCAGCTTCGGAGGTCCTCAAGCACTTGAAGGGGCGATTCCCCCCCAACAGTCAGCACGCCCAGGTAACCTGCCTCTCGCTGTCTGCCCCGGCCCCGAGAGACTTTTCCCGCTGCCGTGGTCAGGGCAGGACACCCAACAGGCCCCTCAGTGCGCCGTGCCTGTTCTGTGACAtctgtgcggggagggggggaggcgctggggggagggagagagtcgGCGCCTTTGTTTCCTTGTCTTCAGCTTTCATCAGCCCCTGGGTCTTGTCCCTCTGGCTCTGGGACTAAGGACAAGCGTCCCTGTCTGTGGTGACGTTTCGAGTGAAATGTCCCTTGTGCCGTTCTTATCTCTTCCTTGGCAGTGCTCGTCTTGTTCCCCCAGGATGGAGTAGCCTTTGGGGAAAATGTCGTACCCCTCGGCTCTCTTTGGTGTTCTTTGGGTGGTGGGTGCGGGGCGCGGGTGGTCACACCGAGCAGTGcgcaggccttactcctggctctgcactcaggggtcgcgCCTGGCAGAGCTCCCCGTTGGCTcccagggccctccccgctgtccagcCTCTTGCTGCACCCTCGACCTCACAGGTGGGCTGAGATCGCTGAACCCAGGGCCCATTGCTGTCCCTTGCCTTCCCCAGCCTGTCGCTGGCGCTGCCGGGGCATTGACACCTACTGGGATGCCTGGCAGCATCGCCTCTGCCCCTGGGAGGGAATCGGGGGGAGCTTGAGGGGCTACTGATGTTTATTGTGgggatttttggtggtttttttttttttttttttttttgctttttgggtcacacccagctatgcacaggggtcactcctggctcatgcactcaggaatcacccctggcggtgctcaggggaccatatgggatgctgggatttgaacccgggtcggctgtgtgcaaggcaaatgccctacccgctgtgctatcactccagcccctttttggtggttttttgttgttgtgttttttgctttggctttggggccacacctagtggtacttagaggttactcccagctctgtgctcaggggtccccaacCTGGgcttccatatgcaaagcatgtgctcagcctgtagAGCTGTTTGCTGGTTTTGAAAGGCCCACACGCCAATGAATGACACGGTGGCGTTCCCAGCTCACAGGAACGCCTGAGAGCTGCAGAGAATGCTCCACAGCCGAGCCCAGCACTGTGTGGCCCCCGAGCGCCGTGGGGGCCAGACATACAAATGCGTCATCTAAAACAATGTGTGCTGTTTGCTACATGAGCCAAAATACTTTTACGTGCCTGTGAATAGCGAGGTGAGCGTTCGCCATTGCTCCTGATGGCTCTTTGTCGCCTTGCCAGCTCTGGATGCTGTGTGATCAGAAGATACAGTTTGACAGAGCCATGAATGACGGCAAATACCACTTGGCCGATTCGCTCGTTGCGGGGATCACGGCTCTGAATAGCACCGACGGTGTGTACAGGTCAGAAACTCGGAAGGTTCCGGCTCCGAATAAAATCATCCTCAAATGGCTTTATTCTTACTTGTCTGTGAATGAGTTTATTAAGTATAacttagggagaaaaaaaataccccccctccttttattacagaaaattagaaaatacaagTAAGCACAACAGAGAAAATAAGTGTTACCCCAACGTAACATTCTGATATCACTaaggccagcagtgctcagcgcttactcctgactgccctcagcactcctggcaggctcacagGACCACGtagggtgctggggctcgaacccaggccagccaggtgcaaggcaagcgctctgctCGTGTCCTCTCTGCCCGTCCATCCCCAGGCCTCTTGCTGCATGTGTGTCGGAGTATGCACCCACATGGTCACACACATCTTTCTCTTAGCCAAGTTTTCATCAGGCTCAGTTCCCCCTGAGGGGCCTTTCGGCCCGAGAGGAGCCAGACACCGAGGCTAGGCCTGACGCTGCGGCAGAGCCCCCAGTCTCAACATCGCTTGGTTTCCGTGGCAGGAAAGCAGTCACGCTGCAAGCTCAGAACCGGATGTCCGAGGCACACCGGCTCCTGCAGAGCCTGCTGGTTCACTGCGAGAAGACCAGGAACACGGAAATGGTGATCAGGTAGGCGGCGCGCCCGTGCACGTGCCGGCGGGGGTTTGTGCCGAGCCTCCTCACGCCGTGTCCCTCTTCGCGCAGTGTCCTGCTGTCCATGGCAGAGCTGTACTGGAGGTCCTCGTCCCCCGCCATGGCGCTGCCTGTGCTCCTGCAGGCGCTGGCCCTCTCCAAGGAGTACCGCTTGCAGTACTTGGCCTCGGAGACGGTGCTCAACTTGGCTTTTGCCCAGGTAAGCCCAGCTCTGTCTGCACCGTGTGCAGGGGCCAAGACAGTCGTACAGTGGGTAGCgagggccttgcactcggccaaccctggcatcccacgtggtcccctgagccctgccacctgtgacccctgagtgcagagccaggagtagcccctgagatcaccgggtgtgacccccaaacaaaaacaaatgaaagaagaggTGTGTCCGTCGTGGTCAGTTTTCACCTGCTCGTACGGAGTCTCGCAGTGCGCCCCGCGAGCAGCCAGCACCCCGCGACCCCGGCACGGGGCACTCAGCTCTTCCAGAGGACGCTGGCGTCAGCATAATCCCGACGGCCCGCAGCCCAGCGAGATCTAACAAACGTGTATTCGTAGAAAGATTTTGAATATGAAACAATATGGAATTTTATCGTTTTATTACCCCCCGGAGAATGTGAAGTCTCTGAGAGAGGGGTCAGAGTGAGGGCACAGCgggcgggtgtttgccttgcatgcagccaacccgggttcgatccctggcaatccacatgatcccccaagcccacctggagtgattcctgagtgcggagccaggagtggccctgagcgtcgctgggtgtgccctcttcccactcccctgccccccgccgaAAAAAGTGCTGAGAGAAGGGGCTCCATGTTTCTCCTGTATCCACGGTACCTAGTAGGACTTAAATTTAGTAGGCTATTAATTTTTCTAGAGGTGCTGCGCATTACTCAGAATCTTATACATGCAAATTATGCATCTTACCACTGAGATAAATCCCCCACCCAGgaatatattttactttgctttggttttggcaTTTGGCTACACcggagggacttgggggaccatatatggtgccaggggttgaacctggcgTGGCGAtgggcagggcaagtgctctacccactgtactattgctcaagtccagagagagggaaaaacgtatatatacacatatatatattcattattgttgttgttcttatttttgtttgttttgtcttgttttgtttttgactcacagccggtggtgctcagggcttactcctggctctgcactcaggaattactcctggcggtgcttggaagaccatatgggatgccggggatggaacagGGATTGAGAACTAGGGCTGCcatgtgaaagacaagtgccccCACCTGCTCTATTATTGCTTTGGCCATagggaaaaaatattataaatgaattCATTGTAAACTCGCAGCAAGAATTTACTGACTAAAGCAAATGCTCCTTTAACTGACTCTGCATTAGaatttgtagaaatattttttttcttttcttattttttggggggtcacacctggcgatgcataggggttactcctggctttgcattcaggaattactcctggcggtgctcgggaccatatgggatgctgggaattgaaccagggtcggccgcatgcaaggcaaacatcctaccttctgtgctatcgttGCAGcccctagaaatatttttaatatattcacaTCTCTGAACAGAGATAgcttttattacttatttacttatgtgtttatttttgggttttgggccataccaagttgtgctcaagggctactcctggctctgcactcaggaattactctcggtggtgctcagagtatcatatgggatgccagggattgaacccaggttggtgcgtgcaaggcaagcgtcttacacTTATTTCTTAGGTCCAAATCTACATACCTGACCTTACCTCTAATCTAATGAGTCCAGATCTCCAGGGAAGATGCTTCGCAATCCATTTTTATTGTTGGCTTCCTTAGTAGTTCTGTTTATTACTTAGTTAgctattgggccacacctggcaatattcaagggttacttctggctctgcactcaggaatcactcctgccagtgctcagggggccatgtgggatgccagggatcgaacctcagtttgctgtgtgcaaggcaagcgccttacctgctgcactatctctccaaccccacaatTCTGAGTTTGAAAATTAAGATGAAACTCaccattgtggggctggagtgatagcacagcggggagggcgtttgccttgcacacagccgacccgggttcgattcccggcatcccatatggtcctctgagcactgccaggggtaattcctgagtgcatgagacaggagtaacccctgtgcaactcaCCATTGTAAGCATTTTAAAAGTCTACAATTTAAGGACTTTTAAGACAGCTGACAGTGTTTTACAGTCATCACCACTAAGTCcagaattttttgttatttgctttcgggctgcacctggccatgctcaacactcactcctggctctgtgctgagcagtctcctggcggtgctcaggggaccatatggggtgccagggattgaacctgggtcggccgcattgcctgtgtgcaaggcaagtaccctacctgctgtgttattactTTGGCCCCTAAGTCCAGAATATTTTTATCTCACTCGGAACATCTGCCAAGAACtccccccctgctccctccccgcaccctccaccctccaccacctcccTGCATCTGCGGCCACGCTCTGTGCCTCGATGGGGCGCCTATTCTGAAGAGTCCGGGTAACTGGGCTCACGTAGCGTCTGGCCTTCCCTGCCAGgcttcttggctcagtgctctgttTTCAGGTTCACTGCTCTGTGGCCCGTGTACTTCCTTTTAATGGCAGGTTAATATTCCATTGAGTGATATGctacattttgtttttcctttcattaGTTAATGGTTGTTGCTCCCTTCGGCAATTATAAATAGTTGTTAGTGTTCACGTTCGGGTTCTTGTGCGGatgtattttcctttcttttgggtATACTTGGGCCTGGGACTGCGGGCGTGTTAGTTCTGCTGAACTCAGGAACCACCAGGCTGCTCCTCCGCGGCCGGCGCCTCGTCGATGCCTTGCAGCACTGTGTCTCCCTCTGCAGTCGCTCCTTCCCGCTGTCAGGCACGAAGCAGTGTCTCACTGTGGCTTGGCTTTGCGTTTCTCTCCTGAAAGGGTGTCGAGCATCTTTCCACATGCTTACCAGCCACGTGGGTTTAGTTCTTAGAAATACGTCTGTAAGGTTTGTTGTGTTGGCGGGGGAGGGTGGCGTGGCACACAccgccagggattggacctgggttggctgtgtgcaaggcgcgTGCCCTCCCGCTGCCCCGGCTCTCTGAgttgtctctcctctccccccagtCGCCTTGCCATGACAGGGCTGACAGGTGGGGTTGTAGCTGTCACCCCGGCTATGGGACGCACACACTCAGACGGTGCTCCCGGCTCCTCACTCCTGTCCTGCGCCTCGTGTGTCTGCCGCCCCTGGCCTCAGTACTTGCACGTCGTTTTGGCTGAGATTGACTCCAGGTGCGTGTGCAGTGCCCCCCCACACCAGGCGGTGACGCGGCCGGAAATTGCTGGTGACCACAGGGCAGCTGGGATCGTGCTTGGCCCAAGTGAGTGGCCCAGGAACAGACCCATCTCCTGGCCCTTCTGTGACCCTTCTCATCTGCAGCTGGCCTTGTTTGCGGGTGTTAATTGAGGATTATTGTTTCTTTGTTCCTGAGGGCTGTTGGCTGTAGTTTTCTGGAGATCACAACTCTTTGATTTTACGGAAGAATGGGATCGAAATTTTTGATTTAGTG includes:
- the ANAPC5 gene encoding anaphase-promoting complex subunit 5 isoform X2, whose translation is MFQGLFLRHMILAYSKLSFSQVFKLYTALQRYFQNGEKKSTDEADMELAGREEAGRKMEKEELDVSAREEEVSCSGPLSQKQAEFFLSQQASLLKNDETKALTPASLQKELNNLLKFNPDFAEAHYLSYLNNLRVQDVFSSTHSLLHYFDRLILTGAESKSNGEEGYGRSLRYAALNLAALHCRFGHYQQAELALQEAIRIAQESNDHVCLQHCLSWLYVLGQKRSDSYVLLEHSVKKAVHFGLPYLASLGIQSLVQQRAFAGKTAHKLMDALKDSDLLHWKHSLSELIDISIAQKTAIWRLYGRSTMALQQAQMLLSMNSLESVSAGVQQNNTESFAVALCHLAELHAEQGCFAAASEVLKHLKGRFPPNSQHAQLWMLCDQKIQFDRAMNDGKYHLADSLVAGITALNSTDGVYRKAVTLQAQNRMSEAHRLLQSLLVHCEKTRNTEMVISVLLSMAELYWRSSSPAMALPVLLQALALSKEYRLQYLASETVLNLAFAQLILGIPEQALSLLHMAIEPILADGAVLDKGRAMFLVAKCQVASAASYDPAKKVEALEAAIENLSEAKSYFAKVDCKEQMRDVVYFQARLYHTLGKTQERNRCAMLFRQLHQELPSHGVPLINHL